Genomic window (Aurantimicrobium sp. INA4):
TCCGTCGTCAAGAACCTGGAGCAAGACGTCGAAAACTTCAGGGTGTGCTTTCTCTACTTCGTCGAGCAATACAACCGAGTAGGGGCGACGGCGCACTGCCTCAGTGAGTTGTCCACCTGCTTCATACCCGATGTATCCGGGAGGAGCACCAACCAGACGCGAGACGGAGTGCTTCTCACCGTATTCGCTCATGTCGATACGAATCATGGCCTTTTCGTCATCAAAGAGATACTCAGCGAGCGCTTTAGCGAGCTCTGTCTTTCCAACGCCAGTGGGGCCCAGGAACAGGAAGGATCCGGTTGGGCGATCGGGGTCAGAAATTCCAGCGCGCGAACGACGAACAGATTCGGAAACAGCTTGCACTGCTTTCTTCTGTCCAATGAGGCGCTTGCCAATTTCGTTTTCTAGGTTGAGCAGTTTCTCTGTCTCACCTTTGGTCAGACGATCAACAGGAATGCCGGTCCATGCGGCAATCACCGAAGCGATGTCTTCGCTGGTGACCTGGTCATTGACCATGCGTTCGGTGTCTGTTTGTTCTGCTGATTCGGCGTCAGCTAACTCACGTTCGAGCTGCGGAATCTCTGCATAGAGCAAACGGCTGGCTTGTTCGAGCTGGCCTTCACGTTGTGCACGTTCTGCCTGAATACGCGCGGCATCTAGTTTGGTCTTGAGCTCACCGACACGGTTGAGTGCGCTGCGCTCTTGTTCCCAGCGACGTTCAAGGTCTTCGAGACGTGCGTTGCGTTCAGCCATGTCTTCACGCAGTTTCGCAAGACGTTCTTTGGAGGCGTCGTCCTTCTCTTTCTTCAGAGCAAGCTCTTCAAGCTTGAGTCGGTCAACACTGCGGCGCAGTTCATCAATCTCGACGGGAGCCGAGTCAATTTCCATACGCAGGCGGCTCGCTGCTTCATCGATGAGGTCGATGGCCTTGTCAGGAAGCTGCCGGCTGGTGATGTACCGGTTGGATAGTGCTGCGGCAGCAACGAGTGCGTTGTCTGCAATAGCTACCTTGTGGTGTGCCTCGTAACGCTCTTTGAGCCCACGAAGGATTGCCACAGTGTCTTCAACACTGGGCTCGCCCACGAAAACTTGCTGGAAACGACGCTCGAGTGCTGCGTCCTTCTCAATGAACTCACGGTACTCATCCAGGGTGGTGGCACCGATCAGGCGGAGCTCACCACGAGCAAGCATGGGCTTGAGCATGTTGGCTGCTGCCACGGAGCCTTCACCTCCGCCAGCACCCATCAGGGTGTGGAGTTCGTCGATGAAGGTGATGATCTGACCATCTGAGTCATTGATTTCTTTGAGAACTGCCTTGAGGCGTTCTTCGAATTCACCTCGATACTTTGCACCTGCAATCAGGGCTGAGATATCGAGTGAGACAAGCTGCTTATCTTTCAAACTGTCGGCGACGTCACCAGCGACAATTCGCTGGGCGAGTCCTTCAACGACAGCAGT
Coding sequences:
- a CDS encoding AAA family ATPase, with the translated sequence MQQEPQENKSALEQFGVNLTEIAKSGKLDPVIGRDAEIRRVSQVLTRRTKNNPVLIGEPGVGKTAVVEGLAQRIVAGDVADSLKDKQLVSLDISALIAGAKYRGEFEERLKAVLKEINDSDGQIITFIDELHTLMGAGGGEGSVAAANMLKPMLARGELRLIGATTLDEYREFIEKDAALERRFQQVFVGEPSVEDTVAILRGLKERYEAHHKVAIADNALVAAAALSNRYITSRQLPDKAIDLIDEAASRLRMEIDSAPVEIDELRRSVDRLKLEELALKKEKDDASKERLAKLREDMAERNARLEDLERRWEQERSALNRVGELKTKLDAARIQAERAQREGQLEQASRLLYAEIPQLERELADAESAEQTDTERMVNDQVTSEDIASVIAAWTGIPVDRLTKGETEKLLNLENEIGKRLIGQKKAVQAVSESVRRSRAGISDPDRPTGSFLFLGPTGVGKTELAKALAEYLFDDEKAMIRIDMSEYGEKHSVSRLVGAPPGYIGYEAGGQLTEAVRRRPYSVVLLDEVEKAHPEVFDVLLQVLDDGRLTDGQGHTVDFRNVILILTSNLGSQFLIDPDLSWDEKERAVNETVRQAFKPEFVNRLDDIVVFSALSQEDLGQIVELYIDRLQKRLAERRLELAVTPAARTWLAERGYDPIYGARPLRRLMQHEIDDRLATAILAGAVRDGDLVRVDLDGDHLTVSSDKIHPVFDAGDEDPFIEAELMADE